The proteins below are encoded in one region of Halalkalicoccus jeotgali B3:
- the glpB gene encoding glycerol-3-phosphate dehydrogenase subunit GlpB, producing the protein MAIESDVLVIGGGLAGATAAIEAARGGASVRLVAHKENTLRNASGLIDVLGYNGGDEPLVEPFEAIADLPDEHPYRKVGVEAVRESLALFDEIAGDLYEGGHTETNALSPTYGGRVKPTGRYPKSAAAGLASRTEDTLLVGFEIVTSFDAPLAAERLDSSVPFDVRGVTIRFPGEFRADARITRLATALDADELRDREQRLGTREALAARVAEYLGDAERVGFPALLGDDEHQAVREALETELGVPVFEVPMGPPSLPGMRLEDRLYEELDAEGVRVESGNPVVGYTADDGRITAVSVDRGRREVPYHAEQFVLATGGLVGKGIDSSREGVSEPVFDCHVPQPEERYEWFHDRVFDDQPYARFGVSVDDGLRPLDSSGEPEFSNLRAAGAVLGGYDMAREKSASGVSLSTGLVAGQRANEDLQ; encoded by the coding sequence ATGGCGATTGAGTCGGACGTCCTCGTGATCGGGGGCGGACTCGCGGGCGCGACCGCCGCCATCGAGGCCGCCCGCGGCGGGGCAAGCGTTCGGTTGGTGGCCCACAAGGAGAACACGCTGCGGAACGCGAGCGGGCTGATCGACGTCCTCGGTTACAACGGGGGCGACGAGCCCCTCGTCGAGCCCTTCGAGGCGATAGCCGATCTCCCCGACGAACACCCCTATCGGAAAGTGGGTGTCGAGGCGGTCCGCGAGTCACTGGCGCTGTTCGACGAGATCGCGGGAGATCTCTACGAGGGGGGTCACACGGAGACGAACGCCCTCTCGCCGACCTACGGCGGGCGGGTGAAACCGACCGGTCGGTACCCGAAGAGTGCGGCGGCGGGGCTCGCGAGCCGGACCGAGGACACCCTTCTGGTCGGCTTCGAGATCGTCACGAGCTTCGACGCACCGCTCGCGGCCGAACGGCTCGATTCGTCGGTGCCGTTCGACGTTCGGGGGGTCACGATCCGGTTCCCCGGCGAGTTCCGGGCCGACGCCCGGATCACCCGGCTGGCGACGGCCCTCGACGCCGACGAACTCCGCGACCGCGAACAACGACTCGGCACCCGCGAGGCGCTTGCCGCGCGGGTCGCGGAGTACCTCGGGGACGCAGAACGCGTCGGGTTTCCCGCCCTCCTCGGCGACGACGAGCACCAGGCGGTGCGCGAGGCCCTCGAAACCGAACTCGGCGTGCCCGTCTTCGAAGTGCCGATGGGGCCGCCGAGCCTGCCCGGAATGCGTCTCGAGGACCGCCTGTACGAGGAGCTCGACGCCGAGGGCGTGCGCGTCGAGTCGGGCAACCCGGTTGTCGGCTACACCGCGGATGACGGGCGGATCACGGCCGTTTCGGTCGATCGGGGCCGACGGGAGGTCCCGTACCACGCCGAGCAGTTCGTGTTGGCGACGGGCGGCCTCGTCGGCAAGGGGATCGACTCCTCGCGCGAGGGTGTCAGCGAGCCCGTTTTCGACTGTCACGTCCCCCAGCCAGAGGAGCGCTACGAGTGGTTCCATGACCGAGTTTTCGACGACCAACCGTACGCCCGATTCGGGGTGAGCGTCGACGACGGCCTCCGACCGCTCGATTCGAGCGGAGAGCCGGAGTTCTCGAACCTGCGGGCGGCGGGCGCGGTACTGGGCGGGTACGACATGGCGCGCGAGAAATCGGCAAGCGGTGTTTCGCTTTCGACCGGGCTGGTCGCCGGCCAGCGTGCGAACGAGGATCTACAATGA
- the glpA gene encoding anaerobic glycerol-3-phosphate dehydrogenase subunit GlpA, producing MTDRVDALVVGGGSTGCGIARDLAMRGLSVALVEQGNLTHGTTGRMHGLLHSGGRYAVSDQASARECIEENRVLREIASHCVEMTGGLFVQLEDDPDEYFEEKLAGCRECDIPAEVLTAEEAREREPYLTGDVKRAIAVPDGAVDPFRLCVANAADAAEHGARIETHAKVTDVLVEDGEVAGVEVEHESGPGKRNHSLPGTTEEIRADHVINATGAWAGRVGKMAGVDVEVRPSKGVMVIMNVRQVDTVVNRCRKKGDADIIVPHETTAILGTTDVEVEDPEDYPEERWEVDMMIETLSELVPILDDARTIRSFWGVRPLYEPPGTGTTDPTDITRDFFLLDHEDRDSLPGMTSIVGGKFTTYRMMAEKISDHVCAKLGVSAECRTAEEPLPGSEDFSVLRDYMDEFGLRSPIGRRSVQRLGSRADDVLETTDPNPTVCDCEAVTRAEIQDAIDGSGSDLNAVRIRTRASMGNCQGGFCCHRMANELHPRYDEPTVSEAWDELVQERWKGERHALWGEGLSQAALNYQLHATTMSLDRTPEIADFGAFDSGVETATDGGERTTGSRSSSGPRSDGGRTERGRDGD from the coding sequence ATGACAGACAGGGTCGACGCCCTCGTCGTCGGCGGCGGCTCGACGGGCTGTGGCATCGCTCGCGATCTGGCGATGCGCGGGCTCTCGGTCGCGCTCGTCGAGCAGGGCAACCTCACGCACGGCACGACGGGCCGGATGCACGGCCTGCTTCACAGCGGCGGGCGGTATGCCGTCTCCGATCAGGCGAGCGCCCGCGAGTGTATCGAGGAAAACCGGGTGTTACGCGAGATCGCGAGCCATTGCGTGGAGATGACCGGCGGGCTGTTCGTCCAGTTGGAGGACGACCCCGACGAGTACTTCGAGGAGAAACTGGCGGGCTGTCGGGAGTGTGACATCCCGGCGGAGGTCCTGACGGCGGAGGAAGCCCGCGAGCGCGAACCGTATCTCACCGGCGACGTCAAACGCGCGATCGCGGTGCCAGACGGCGCGGTCGATCCCTTCCGGCTCTGTGTCGCGAACGCCGCGGACGCGGCCGAACACGGTGCACGCATCGAAACGCACGCGAAAGTGACGGACGTGCTTGTCGAGGACGGCGAGGTCGCCGGCGTGGAGGTCGAACACGAGTCGGGGCCCGGGAAACGGAACCACTCGCTTCCGGGCACGACCGAGGAGATCCGCGCGGACCACGTGATCAACGCGACCGGCGCGTGGGCCGGACGCGTAGGCAAGATGGCAGGCGTCGACGTCGAAGTCCGCCCGTCGAAGGGCGTGATGGTGATCATGAACGTCCGACAGGTCGACACCGTCGTGAATCGCTGTCGGAAGAAGGGCGACGCCGACATCATCGTCCCCCACGAGACGACGGCGATTTTGGGAACGACCGATGTCGAAGTCGAGGACCCCGAGGACTACCCCGAGGAACGCTGGGAGGTCGATATGATGATCGAGACGCTCTCGGAGCTCGTCCCGATCCTCGATGACGCACGAACGATTCGCTCCTTTTGGGGTGTGCGTCCGCTGTACGAGCCGCCGGGGACCGGCACGACGGACCCGACCGACATCACGCGCGATTTTTTCCTGCTGGATCACGAGGACCGGGATTCGCTCCCGGGAATGACCAGCATCGTCGGCGGGAAGTTCACCACCTACCGGATGATGGCCGAGAAGATCTCCGATCACGTCTGTGCGAAACTCGGCGTCTCGGCCGAGTGCCGGACCGCCGAGGAGCCCCTGCCCGGCAGCGAGGACTTCTCGGTGCTTCGCGATTACATGGACGAGTTCGGGCTTCGCTCCCCGATCGGGCGGCGCTCGGTCCAACGACTGGGCTCGCGGGCCGACGACGTGCTCGAAACGACCGACCCGAACCCAACGGTCTGTGACTGCGAGGCGGTCACGCGCGCCGAAATTCAGGACGCGATCGACGGCTCGGGCTCGGATCTCAACGCCGTCCGGATCCGGACGCGTGCGTCGATGGGCAACTGTCAGGGTGGCTTTTGCTGTCACCGAATGGCGAACGAACTCCACCCGAGATACGACGAGCCGACCGTCAGCGAAGCCTGGGACGAGTTGGTACAGGAGCGCTGGAAGGGCGAGCGCCACGCACTGTGGGGGGAAGGGCTCTCGCAGGCGGCGCTCAACTACCAGCTGCACGCCACGACGATGAGCCTCGACCGAACGCCCGAGATCGCGGACTTCGGGGCGTTCGACTCGGGCGTCGAGACCGCAACCGACGGCGGTGAGCGAACCACCGGTTCACGATCCTCGTCGGGTCCTCGATCCGACGGTGGGCGAACTGAGAGAGGTCGGGATGGCGATTGA
- a CDS encoding Cdc6/Cdc18 family protein translates to MNIEERVARRRRSDDGPRLIRSYDALSPAAHVRDPDGRGAVLEQLLDYLEPAFDGELPSNAYVWGPKGAGKSALVTALFSELGRVSRDVESSIHTTTRVDDAWTTGFAYVDARGTRSEFGLRHAILDSLLEERVPKQGVGGDHLLELLDQRFARTGRTAVVAVDHLGEPETFPVDVVETFLDRVPDSVAWLAIGRESPDESGVSTGLTIHLPAYREYVLVDVLTGRASRGLAHQAVSHEALRRVATWAEGDAHDALAALFGGAVLASEAGERRIESERLAAGMEAVPRPSAAIGRVLALPENRQRVLRRLLELDTADQSIGTSAESIAGEDSLDLSTATVKRFLYELSETGVLRRTRAERTDGLGRPPSRVEPRFPTLVFRRAFDAAYDR, encoded by the coding sequence ATGAACATCGAAGAACGCGTTGCGAGGCGCCGACGATCCGACGACGGCCCCCGACTGATCAGGAGCTACGACGCGCTGAGCCCGGCCGCCCACGTCCGGGACCCGGATGGCCGTGGCGCCGTCTTAGAGCAGTTGCTCGATTACCTCGAACCGGCGTTCGACGGCGAACTCCCGTCGAACGCCTACGTCTGGGGGCCGAAAGGGGCGGGAAAATCCGCCCTCGTCACGGCGCTGTTTTCCGAACTCGGACGGGTGAGCCGCGACGTCGAATCGAGCATCCACACCACCACGCGCGTCGACGACGCCTGGACGACGGGCTTTGCGTACGTCGATGCCCGGGGGACACGAAGCGAGTTCGGCCTGCGCCACGCGATCCTCGATTCGCTCCTCGAAGAGCGCGTCCCGAAACAGGGCGTCGGCGGCGATCATCTCCTCGAACTGTTGGACCAGCGGTTCGCGAGGACGGGCAGAACGGCGGTCGTCGCAGTCGATCACCTCGGCGAACCCGAGACGTTTCCGGTCGACGTCGTCGAGACGTTCCTCGATCGGGTGCCCGACTCGGTCGCGTGGCTTGCGATCGGGCGCGAATCGCCCGACGAGAGTGGGGTGTCTACTGGATTGACGATCCACCTGCCGGCCTACCGGGAGTACGTCCTTGTGGACGTCCTGACGGGTCGGGCCTCGCGGGGACTCGCCCACCAGGCGGTCTCCCACGAGGCGCTCCGTCGGGTCGCTACGTGGGCCGAGGGGGACGCCCACGACGCCCTGGCCGCGCTGTTCGGCGGGGCGGTACTGGCGAGCGAGGCCGGCGAACGGCGGATCGAATCCGAGCGTCTCGCGGCGGGGATGGAGGCGGTCCCCCGTCCGAGCGCGGCGATCGGGCGCGTGCTCGCGCTCCCGGAGAACAGACAGCGAGTGCTCAGACGGCTGCTCGAACTCGATACCGCCGATCAATCGATCGGGACGAGCGCCGAGTCGATCGCCGGCGAGGACTCGCTCGACCTCTCGACGGCGACGGTCAAACGCTTCCTCTACGAGCTCTCGGAGACGGGCGTGCTCCGCCGGACGCGGGCCGAACGCACCGATGGACTGGGACGACCTCCGAGTCGTGTCGAGCCGCGATTTCCCACCCTCGTCTTCCGCCGGGCGTTCGACGCCGCGTACGATCGGTAG
- the glpK gene encoding glycerol kinase GlpK, translating to MTTEHFVGAIDQGTTGTRFMMFDHGGQVIANAYETHEQIYPEPGWVEHDPNEIWRNTQSVMTDALSNAGLEAEQLAAIGVTNQRETTLLWDADTGQPIHNALVWQDRRTTDRVEELQEAGMAETIREKTGLEVDAYFSATKAEWILDNADPIKTQRARPADLRERAADGEIKFGTIDTWLIEKLTGNHITDVTNASRTMLYDIHEGDWDEELLDEFGIAREMLPEVRPSSDENHYGTTDPDDFLGAEVPVAGALGDQQAALFGQTCFDPGDAKNTYGTGSFFLMNTGEEAVESEHGLLTTVGFQRSGEPIQYALEGSIFITGAAIEWLVDVELIEDPAETESLARSVDSTDGVYLVPAFTGLGAPHWDGRARGTIVGMTRGTTKEHIVRATLESIAYQTRDVAEAMEADSGIEMSSLRVDGGAVKNNFLCQLQADSIGSEIVRPVVDETTALGSAYAAGLAVGYWETADELRDNWQVDREFAPEMASTEADRKYGRWQEAVERSLNWAQEE from the coding sequence ATGACAACCGAACACTTCGTCGGCGCGATCGATCAGGGAACGACAGGAACGCGATTCATGATGTTCGATCACGGCGGGCAGGTGATCGCGAACGCCTACGAGACCCACGAGCAGATCTATCCCGAACCGGGCTGGGTCGAACACGACCCCAACGAGATCTGGCGCAACACCCAGTCGGTGATGACCGACGCGCTCTCGAACGCGGGGCTTGAGGCCGAGCAACTGGCCGCCATCGGCGTCACCAACCAGCGCGAGACGACGCTGTTGTGGGATGCCGATACGGGCCAGCCGATCCACAACGCGCTGGTCTGGCAGGACCGCCGGACGACCGATAGGGTCGAGGAGCTTCAGGAGGCGGGGATGGCAGAAACCATCCGCGAGAAGACCGGACTGGAGGTCGACGCCTACTTCTCGGCGACGAAAGCCGAGTGGATCCTCGACAACGCCGATCCGATCAAGACCCAGCGCGCCCGGCCCGCGGACTTACGCGAGCGCGCCGCCGACGGGGAGATCAAGTTCGGCACGATCGACACCTGGCTCATCGAGAAACTGACGGGCAACCACATCACCGACGTCACGAACGCCTCGCGGACGATGCTCTATGACATCCACGAGGGCGACTGGGACGAGGAGTTGCTGGACGAGTTCGGCATCGCCCGGGAGATGCTCCCGGAAGTACGGCCCTCCAGCGACGAGAACCACTACGGGACGACCGATCCCGACGACTTCCTCGGCGCGGAGGTCCCCGTTGCGGGCGCACTCGGCGACCAGCAGGCCGCGCTGTTCGGCCAGACGTGTTTCGACCCCGGCGACGCGAAAAACACCTACGGAACGGGGTCGTTCTTCCTGATGAACACCGGCGAGGAGGCCGTCGAGAGCGAACACGGCCTCCTGACGACCGTCGGCTTCCAGCGCTCGGGCGAGCCGATCCAGTATGCGCTCGAAGGGTCGATCTTCATCACCGGCGCGGCCATCGAGTGGCTCGTCGACGTGGAGTTGATCGAGGACCCCGCCGAGACCGAGTCGCTGGCCCGTAGCGTCGACTCGACGGACGGCGTCTACCTCGTGCCCGCCTTCACCGGGTTGGGAGCGCCCCACTGGGACGGCCGGGCGCGCGGGACCATCGTCGGGATGACCCGCGGCACCACGAAAGAACACATCGTCCGTGCGACCCTCGAATCGATCGCCTACCAGACGCGGGACGTCGCCGAGGCGATGGAGGCCGACTCGGGCATCGAAATGAGCAGTCTGCGCGTTGACGGCGGCGCGGTCAAGAACAACTTCCTCTGTCAACTGCAGGCCGATAGCATCGGCTCGGAGATCGTCCGGCCCGTGGTCGACGAGACGACGGCACTCGGCTCGGCGTACGCCGCCGGACTCGCGGTGGGCTACTGGGAGACCGCCGACGAACTGCGGGACAACTGGCAGGTCGACCGGGAGTTCGCCCCGGAGATGGCGAGTACGGAGGCCGACCGCAAGTACGGACGCTGGCAGGAGGCCGTCGAACGATCGCTGAACTGGGCACAGGAGGAGTAA
- a CDS encoding AMP-binding protein, which yields MTRTDTDPWYCTLASDSYEQARREFEWSLPEDYNLAYDLLRKHADPDRPALYQASPDGRRETYTFGDLDRLSNRVANALEARGIGRGDRVGVVVPQKPENALTHLACWKIGAISLPLSPLFGPDALSHRLTDSGARVVVADASVREALEEVEDDSALEHTVFVDGSGDDSFESMIENRSAEYAITDTDAETPAIIMYTSGSTGPPKGVLHSHGVWVGHCPAFSMYFELDVDGTYWTPADWAWIGALGDLLFPAWHYGQPVVGSPLGKFSPEEAFSLMEEFDVTGAFLPPTAIRMMMEVDSNRYDLSIEAICSGGEPLTPEILEWADEELGGVPVNELYGQTEANLLVTNCREWFPARAGSMGKPVPGHDVRVIDPGTGEERPTGEVGEISVRRGGDPVVFHEYWNRPKRTDEACVGPWHRTGDLGYADEEGYLWFKSRDDDLIITSGYRVGPREVEEVLLDHEAVAQVGVIGVPDETRGEIVKAVVQPVGDGSDQLREELRDLVRDRLAKYEYPREIEFREELPQTTTGKIRRKDLLEE from the coding sequence ATGACACGAACCGACACCGATCCGTGGTACTGCACGCTCGCGTCCGACAGTTACGAGCAGGCTCGACGGGAGTTCGAGTGGAGCTTACCCGAGGACTACAACCTCGCGTACGACCTGCTCCGGAAACACGCCGATCCCGACCGGCCGGCGCTCTATCAGGCCTCCCCTGACGGTCGCCGTGAGACCTACACCTTCGGTGACCTCGATCGGCTCTCGAACCGCGTCGCGAACGCGCTCGAAGCCCGCGGGATCGGACGCGGCGACCGGGTGGGCGTGGTCGTCCCACAGAAACCCGAAAACGCCCTGACCCATCTGGCATGCTGGAAGATCGGCGCGATCTCCCTGCCGCTCTCGCCCCTGTTCGGCCCCGATGCGCTCTCGCACCGACTGACAGACAGCGGCGCCCGGGTGGTCGTCGCCGACGCCTCGGTCCGGGAGGCCCTCGAAGAGGTCGAGGACGACTCGGCGCTCGAACACACCGTCTTCGTCGACGGTTCCGGGGACGACTCGTTCGAGTCGATGATCGAGAACCGCTCCGCCGAGTACGCCATCACCGACACGGACGCCGAAACGCCCGCGATAATCATGTACACGAGTGGGTCGACGGGCCCGCCCAAGGGCGTGCTCCACTCTCATGGCGTGTGGGTGGGCCACTGTCCCGCGTTCTCGATGTACTTCGAACTCGATGTCGATGGAACGTACTGGACGCCCGCCGACTGGGCGTGGATCGGCGCGCTAGGAGATCTCCTCTTTCCGGCGTGGCACTACGGCCAACCGGTCGTGGGCTCCCCATTAGGGAAGTTCAGCCCCGAGGAGGCGTTTTCGCTCATGGAGGAGTTCGACGTCACCGGGGCGTTCCTCCCGCCGACCGCGATCCGCATGATGATGGAGGTGGACTCGAACAGATATGACCTCTCGATCGAGGCGATCTGCTCGGGCGGCGAACCGCTGACCCCCGAAATCCTGGAGTGGGCCGACGAGGAGTTGGGCGGCGTCCCGGTCAACGAACTCTACGGCCAGACCGAGGCCAACCTGCTGGTGACCAACTGCCGGGAGTGGTTCCCCGCGCGGGCCGGCAGCATGGGCAAACCGGTGCCGGGCCACGACGTGCGGGTGATCGATCCGGGGACGGGCGAGGAACGTCCTACAGGAGAGGTCGGCGAGATATCCGTGCGCCGCGGGGGCGATCCAGTCGTCTTCCACGAGTACTGGAACCGGCCCAAACGGACCGACGAGGCCTGCGTCGGCCCGTGGCATCGCACGGGTGATCTGGGCTACGCCGACGAGGAGGGCTATCTGTGGTTCAAATCGCGGGACGACGACCTGATTATCACCAGCGGGTATCGCGTGGGCCCCCGCGAGGTCGAGGAGGTGCTGTTGGATCACGAGGCGGTCGCGCAAGTCGGCGTGATCGGCGTCCCCGACGAAACCCGCGGCGAGATCGTCAAGGCGGTCGTCCAGCCGGTCGGTGACGGATCGGACCAACTGCGCGAGGAGCTTCGGGACCTCGTGCGCGATCGCCTCGCCAAGTACGAGTATCCCCGCGAGATCGAGTTCCGCGAGGAACTCCCTCAGACCACGACCGGAAAGATCAGACGCAAGGACCTCCTAGAGGAGTGA
- a CDS encoding sodium/proline symporter, whose protein sequence is MTDVLPLQEGIPVADDPVILAFGAVYLLVVVLIGVWGYLRTKTTGDFLITGKSVGTWVLAMTAFSVIQSGFGFVGGPELVYEFGMTGMWIFFSAPLGFLITWVLLAKRMRLLADIRNVLTLADGMYVRYESNAVRGLAGFAVAVGVIAYLATNLAALQYVMRAIFGIPVIWGLLGGAAILLGYSMLGGMIAGVWTDFLQAITMIIGAGFVLAYALSFGGGMEGISRNLASADPDLISPFGTLGGETAAVFAALAWWVLFSVGAAGQPHLVTKFYMSKSLKILKWGAPIAAISYAISSMIAFSAGLSMRAQVEAGAIEQTFSASEVAPVFVLQYTPSVVAGLILAALLAAIMSTSDSFLNIGAAAVSRDIPRALGRPIEDDRTELRVTQAALAGLTVLSTGVVYFSDALVGILGTIGWGFFAAAFVPMVVLGMNWKGATAEGAIVATIAGLVINVVYSAIPMAADVAGLVELADVINAAYPFPEAFPVGTVAMLVAIALFVGVSLATQERSYVPADLRALIER, encoded by the coding sequence ATGACTGACGTCCTCCCGCTCCAGGAGGGGATCCCGGTCGCGGACGACCCCGTGATCCTCGCGTTCGGGGCGGTCTACCTGCTGGTGGTCGTCCTGATCGGCGTCTGGGGCTACCTACGAACCAAAACGACGGGCGACTTCCTCATCACCGGCAAAAGCGTGGGGACGTGGGTGCTCGCGATGACCGCCTTCTCGGTGATTCAGTCGGGCTTTGGCTTCGTCGGCGGGCCCGAACTCGTCTACGAGTTCGGCATGACCGGCATGTGGATCTTCTTCAGCGCGCCGCTCGGCTTTCTCATTACGTGGGTGCTACTCGCGAAACGGATGCGCCTGCTTGCTGATATCCGGAACGTCCTCACCCTCGCTGATGGGATGTACGTCCGCTACGAGAGCAACGCCGTCCGCGGGCTGGCCGGTTTCGCGGTGGCCGTCGGCGTGATCGCGTATCTCGCGACCAACCTCGCCGCGCTCCAGTACGTGATGCGGGCGATCTTCGGGATCCCCGTCATCTGGGGGTTGCTCGGCGGGGCGGCGATCCTGCTGGGCTACAGCATGCTCGGCGGGATGATCGCGGGCGTCTGGACGGACTTCCTCCAGGCCATTACGATGATCATCGGCGCGGGGTTCGTCCTCGCCTATGCGCTGTCCTTCGGCGGCGGCATGGAGGGGATCTCGCGGAACCTCGCGAGCGCGGATCCCGACCTGATCTCGCCCTTCGGCACGCTCGGCGGGGAGACGGCGGCGGTCTTCGCCGCGCTCGCGTGGTGGGTGCTCTTTTCGGTCGGCGCGGCCGGCCAACCTCATCTAGTCACGAAGTTCTACATGAGCAAGAGCCTGAAGATCCTCAAATGGGGCGCGCCGATCGCCGCGATCTCGTATGCGATCTCCAGTATGATCGCGTTCTCGGCGGGCCTCTCGATGCGCGCGCAGGTCGAGGCCGGCGCGATCGAACAGACCTTCAGCGCCAGCGAGGTCGCGCCCGTCTTCGTCCTCCAGTACACCCCGAGCGTCGTCGCCGGGTTGATCCTCGCGGCACTACTGGCGGCGATCATGTCCACGAGCGATTCCTTCCTGAATATCGGCGCGGCGGCGGTCTCCCGGGATATCCCCCGCGCACTGGGGCGGCCCATCGAGGACGACCGAACCGAACTCCGGGTCACGCAGGCTGCGCTTGCCGGTCTCACGGTTCTCTCGACGGGCGTGGTCTACTTCTCGGACGCACTGGTGGGCATTCTGGGCACGATCGGCTGGGGCTTTTTCGCCGCCGCGTTCGTCCCGATGGTCGTCCTGGGGATGAACTGGAAGGGTGCGACCGCGGAGGGGGCGATCGTCGCGACGATCGCGGGCCTCGTCATCAACGTCGTCTACAGTGCGATCCCGATGGCCGCCGATGTCGCCGGCCTCGTGGAGCTGGCCGACGTCATCAACGCGGCCTACCCGTTCCCCGAGGCGTTCCCCGTGGGTACGGTCGCGATGCTCGTCGCGATCGCCCTGTTCGTCGGCGTCTCGCTCGCCACCCAGGAGCGTAGCTACGTCCCGGCCGACCTCCGGGCGCTCATCGAGCGATGA
- a CDS encoding phosphoglycolate phosphatase, translated as MTPPIVVDIDGTITRGDGSSAVDHRAFEELRAWPAPVVIATGKAFPYPVALCQFVGIEPLVIAENGGIVLAGGEVRVTGDASGPREAAREYREAGYELGWGETDLVNRWRETEVALSRESPLAPLEEIAAEYGLEVVDTGYAYHLKDPAISKGAGLEAVCDALGRTPEEFVAIGDSENDVSTFEVAGRSFAVANADGAARAAADEVLEGRYSAGTVSVLSSLR; from the coding sequence ATGACCCCGCCGATCGTCGTCGATATCGACGGCACGATTACCCGAGGGGATGGATCGAGCGCGGTCGACCACCGCGCGTTCGAGGAGCTCCGGGCGTGGCCCGCCCCGGTCGTGATCGCCACCGGCAAGGCGTTTCCCTACCCGGTCGCCCTGTGTCAGTTCGTCGGCATCGAACCACTGGTGATCGCCGAGAACGGCGGGATCGTACTGGCGGGCGGGGAGGTACGGGTGACCGGCGACGCGAGCGGGCCCCGCGAGGCCGCCCGCGAGTACCGCGAGGCGGGCTACGAACTGGGCTGGGGCGAGACCGACCTGGTCAACCGGTGGCGCGAGACCGAGGTCGCGCTCAGTCGCGAGTCGCCGCTCGCCCCCCTCGAAGAGATCGCCGCCGAGTACGGACTGGAGGTCGTCGATACCGGCTACGCGTACCACCTCAAAGACCCCGCGATCTCGAAGGGCGCCGGTCTGGAAGCGGTCTGTGACGCCCTCGGTCGCACCCCCGAGGAGTTCGTCGCGATCGGGGACTCGGAAAACGACGTCTCGACCTTCGAGGTCGCCGGCCGGTCCTTTGCGGTGGCCAACGCGGACGGGGCGGCGCGCGCGGCCGCAGACGAGGTCCTCGAAGGCAGGTATTCCGCGGGGACCGTCTCGGTGCTGTCCTCGCTCAGGTAA
- a CDS encoding HEWD family protein, which produces MLARTELRTPQRRECECCNREEVWDTNDGCWRIASEDGTRWVGNRHCIHEWDIDGTFRPYE; this is translated from the coding sequence ATGTTGGCACGTACCGAGCTACGAACACCACAACGACGCGAATGTGAGTGTTGCAATCGAGAGGAGGTATGGGATACGAACGACGGCTGTTGGCGGATCGCCAGCGAGGACGGAACGCGGTGGGTCGGCAACCGCCACTGCATCCACGAGTGGGACATCGACGGCACGTTCCGACCCTACGAGTGA
- a CDS encoding EthD domain-containing protein → MIKMVQLLLRDDEITHEEFKTRWTGEHAEIAGQLPNLQKYVTSAPRDPEKAGYDGIVELYFESTEDLAAAFESPEGERVQADAAEFVDLEASPSLVVEETVQFDHSS, encoded by the coding sequence ATGATCAAGATGGTACAGCTCCTCCTGCGCGACGACGAGATCACCCACGAGGAGTTCAAAACGCGCTGGACGGGCGAGCACGCCGAGATTGCGGGCCAACTGCCGAACCTGCAGAAGTACGTCACTTCGGCGCCCCGCGATCCCGAGAAAGCCGGCTACGACGGGATCGTCGAACTCTACTTCGAGTCGACCGAGGACCTCGCGGCGGCCTTCGAGTCCCCCGAGGGCGAGCGCGTGCAGGCCGACGCTGCGGAGTTCGTCGATCTGGAGGCCTCCCCTTCGTTGGTCGTCGAGGAGACCGTCCAGTTCGATCACTCCTCGTAG
- a CDS encoding cupin domain-containing protein has protein sequence MYTHRTIEEVEPREIEGIEPRLRAIGYELRPEETRPSVWEYREGESNNRHRQGQQEELYLVLSGRFEMEIEGETVDLAAGDVIVVPPESWRQLTACEDSRVLVVGAPNVADDGIVYEE, from the coding sequence GTGTACACGCACCGCACCATCGAGGAGGTCGAGCCACGCGAGATCGAGGGAATCGAGCCGCGCCTGCGGGCGATCGGGTACGAACTCCGGCCCGAGGAGACCCGCCCGAGCGTCTGGGAATACCGCGAGGGCGAGTCGAACAACCGTCACCGACAGGGCCAACAGGAGGAGCTGTACCTCGTGCTCTCGGGCAGGTTCGAGATGGAGATCGAGGGCGAGACGGTCGACCTGGCCGCGGGCGATGTGATCGTCGTTCCGCCCGAATCGTGGCGCCAACTGACCGCCTGCGAGGACTCGAGAGTGCTGGTGGTCGGTGCGCCAAACGTCGCCGACGACGGGATCGTCTACGAGGAGTGA